In one Pyxidicoccus xibeiensis genomic region, the following are encoded:
- a CDS encoding OsmC family protein → MSQPQTPATGVVMTVVSQPQFKTQLTHGPSSSVAVTEAPRDNGGTGGSFSPTDLVGAALLSCAVTTMHLFASREGIALGEVRGRVEKRMTPPPRRIGELVLELQMPAGLSAEQRARVEEAGRHCPVARSLHPDVKLPLTFSYPD, encoded by the coding sequence ATGAGCCAGCCGCAGACCCCCGCCACGGGTGTGGTGATGACCGTGGTCAGCCAGCCCCAGTTCAAGACGCAGCTCACCCACGGCCCGTCCAGCTCGGTGGCCGTCACGGAGGCGCCGCGCGACAACGGTGGCACCGGAGGCAGCTTCTCGCCCACGGACCTGGTGGGCGCGGCGCTGCTGTCCTGCGCGGTGACGACGATGCACCTGTTCGCCTCGCGCGAGGGCATCGCCCTGGGCGAGGTGCGCGGCCGGGTGGAGAAGCGGATGACGCCGCCTCCGCGCCGCATTGGCGAGCTGGTGCTGGAGCTGCAGATGCCGGCGGGGCTCAGCGCCGAGCAGCGCGCCCGGGTGGAAGAGGCGGGCCGCCACTGCCCGGTGGCCCGCAGCCTCCACCCGGACGTGAAGCTGCCGCTGACGTTCAGCTACCCGGACTGA
- a CDS encoding deoxyhypusine synthase family protein: MAKTSSNPKKSLRAAYSGARKADPRPITGKEKPAELLAHAFSAYVGRQERTAFELMSKSMEQDASVFLTLSGAMTPAGLHQSCLIPLIEKGVISAITTTGANLYHDAHRIIGHAIREVNPNAGDLQYRLARIIRIYDLGFWEEALLDTDRLFSAIIRGPEFQKKMTTPEFHYLLGKAIYQIEKKLGVKQPSLLATAYKHAVPIWVGAVQDGSIFLNVVKLKRLLGDAFKFELDINDDVYSMAAMQHFCRHNGSKRLAIWILGGGVPKNYTLQGEPLLDQILNVPTTGFDIDVQFCVDPVDNGALSSCPAGEGHTWGKVSVEAVETGSVYVHTDVTAVFPWLTHALLSEPKNKRKPMRLMDRMADAVAFLDADVRKRSKSLMKTLDWSVEDAEPSTEDDVKKHETFVR, encoded by the coding sequence ATGGCCAAGACCTCCTCGAACCCGAAGAAGTCCCTTCGCGCCGCGTACTCCGGGGCGCGCAAGGCGGACCCCCGCCCCATCACCGGCAAGGAGAAGCCGGCGGAGCTGCTCGCGCACGCCTTCAGCGCCTACGTGGGCCGCCAGGAGCGCACGGCCTTCGAGCTGATGTCCAAGTCGATGGAGCAGGACGCCTCCGTCTTCCTGACGCTGTCCGGCGCGATGACGCCCGCGGGGCTCCACCAGAGCTGCCTGATTCCCCTCATCGAGAAGGGCGTCATCTCCGCGATTACGACGACGGGCGCCAACCTCTACCACGACGCCCACCGCATCATCGGCCACGCCATCCGCGAGGTGAACCCCAACGCGGGCGACCTCCAGTACCGGCTGGCGCGCATCATCCGCATCTACGACCTGGGCTTCTGGGAGGAGGCGCTGCTCGACACCGACCGCCTCTTCTCCGCCATCATCCGCGGCCCCGAGTTCCAGAAGAAGATGACCACGCCGGAGTTCCACTACCTGCTCGGCAAGGCCATCTACCAGATCGAGAAGAAGCTCGGGGTGAAGCAGCCGTCGCTGCTGGCCACGGCGTACAAGCACGCGGTGCCCATCTGGGTGGGCGCGGTGCAGGACGGCTCCATCTTCCTCAACGTCGTGAAGCTCAAGCGGCTGCTGGGGGACGCGTTCAAGTTCGAGCTCGACATCAACGACGACGTCTACTCCATGGCGGCCATGCAGCACTTCTGCCGGCACAACGGCAGCAAGCGGCTGGCCATCTGGATTCTGGGCGGCGGCGTGCCGAAGAACTACACGCTGCAGGGCGAGCCGCTGCTGGACCAGATCCTCAACGTCCCGACGACGGGCTTCGACATCGACGTGCAGTTCTGCGTGGACCCGGTGGACAACGGCGCGCTGTCGAGCTGCCCGGCCGGTGAGGGCCACACGTGGGGCAAGGTGTCGGTGGAGGCGGTGGAGACCGGCTCCGTCTACGTGCACACCGACGTGACGGCGGTGTTCCCCTGGCTGACGCACGCGCTGCTCAGCGAGCCGAAGAACAAGCGCAAGCCGATGCGGCTGATGGACCGGATGGCGGACGCCGTCGCCTTCCTGGACGCGGACGTGCGCAAGCGCAGCAAGTCGCTGATGAAGACGCTGGACTGGAGCGTGGAGGACGCGGAGCCCTCCACCGAGGACGACGTCAAGAAGCACGAGACCTTCGTGCGCTGA
- a CDS encoding PHP domain-containing protein — protein MIDLHSHTTASDGQYPPSELLARAAAAGVTVLAVTDHDTVAGLAEAAEAARAHGVELVPGIELSAFIHRREVHILGHFLKPDDEDIARFSERLRDEREQRMERMLERMRQLGYPVRMEHVRAVAGNAQLGRPHLARVLVERGWAVDVKEAFDRFLGTRGAAWVDRYKLDGAEAIRLIRRAGGTATLAHPGSSRMERPEIRALAKAGLAGLEVLHSDHNPSVRHKYLALAAELDLVPTSGSDFHGEAVSPDHKLGAAAMPPDLFAKLKARAAA, from the coding sequence TTGATTGACCTGCACTCACACACCACCGCCAGTGACGGGCAGTACCCTCCGTCGGAGCTGCTGGCGCGCGCGGCGGCGGCCGGGGTGACGGTGCTGGCGGTGACGGACCACGACACCGTGGCGGGGCTGGCGGAGGCGGCGGAGGCGGCGCGCGCGCACGGGGTGGAGCTGGTGCCGGGCATCGAGCTGTCCGCCTTCATCCACCGGCGGGAGGTGCACATCCTGGGGCACTTCCTGAAGCCGGACGACGAGGACATCGCCCGCTTCTCCGAGCGCCTGCGGGACGAGCGAGAGCAGCGGATGGAGCGGATGCTCGAGCGGATGCGGCAGCTCGGCTACCCGGTGCGGATGGAGCACGTCCGGGCAGTGGCGGGCAACGCGCAGCTGGGCCGGCCCCACCTGGCGCGGGTGCTGGTGGAGCGCGGCTGGGCGGTGGACGTGAAGGAGGCCTTCGACCGCTTCCTGGGGACGCGGGGAGCGGCCTGGGTGGACCGCTACAAGCTGGACGGCGCGGAGGCCATCCGCCTCATCCGCCGGGCCGGCGGCACCGCCACCCTCGCCCACCCGGGCTCGTCGCGGATGGAGCGGCCGGAGATTCGCGCGCTGGCCAAGGCGGGCCTGGCCGGACTGGAGGTGCTCCACTCGGACCACAACCCGAGCGTGCGGCACAAGTACCTCGCCCTGGCCGCGGAGCTGGACCTGGTGCCCACCTCCGGCAGCGACTTTCACGGAGAGGCCGTGTCCCCGGACCACAAGCTGGGCGCCGCCGCCATGCCCCCGGACCTGTTCGCGAAGCTCAAGGCCCGCGCCGCCGCCTGA
- a CDS encoding tetratricopeptide repeat protein, translating to MECPSETTLSEFLEGLLPEERRVRVLAHVEGCERCQESVALGASSTEGAAAAPWDGPLLAQGAKLSRYVVLERIGQGAMGEVYAAYDPELDRQVALKLLRPEGRHVEELRLRLLREAQALARLAHPHVVTVHDVGMAGDCVFLALELVEGTTLSDWLKAPRTAREVLRVFRDAGRGLAAAHAAGLVHRDFKPANVLVGQDDRVRVTDFGLARPSNRRPVDGRLPQTPAPEERTPAPLTRTGALVGTPAYMAPEQLQGHGVDALSDQFSFCVALYEALHGVRPFEGRNLEELGRAAREGRVRAPVREAKVPARVRRAVLRGLRAKPEERFPSMDALLAELVPRAWNIRTWVATSAAAASLLGLTVGYVVAQRHEARCEQDAEKLTTVWNPERRERLHAAFLASGRADAASTWEAVSSVLESQASAWRTLRLDSCLADEDAASTSWQTMACLDARLWHLAAVTDVLEKSDAQTVRDAPQLVASLEGISGCRDAPALTTRPQPPDALRPRVDAARRRLAEARARMDLGSHSAAIEVTTALLGELKGLDYRPLEAEVLTLHGHLHGLTGKLKEAEEFLYKALWAAEASRDDETVARVWNLLLWVVGDQMARMDEADRLVQHARAAVERLGRERFPAIAIDLHLRMGGLRLVQGQLDEAEAEYNQGLALSRKALGPERQRTTYFLSGLGRVRSRQLRAAEALELYQQVQEHALRERQWSPEHPVVALNLNNIATELLALGRTEEALATFRRSLALLEAARSKDHPSLAPPLNNLAGLLRREGRLDEARQLYQRAFTIFERSKGPDHPSTLVALSGLGMVAYDSNQLDEALAHNQQALERLERTLGPDTPRAENALRNLALILLRAGRPAEARRHLTRALGQLQKANGPDSVTTTGVVRDLARVDLATGAHRAALAHCQRSLKLDEQTQGAESPDVALDLACLAEAHLGLGAVERAVPLLERARRIHEKSWLDRKDSARISFLLARALWERRAPAERTRALALAKEARDWLEPQGIRTRQELREVMAWQQTRQPPAMSKASR from the coding sequence ATGGAGTGTCCGAGCGAGACGACACTGAGCGAGTTCCTCGAAGGGCTGCTGCCCGAGGAGCGCCGCGTACGCGTTCTGGCCCACGTGGAGGGGTGCGAGCGCTGCCAGGAGAGCGTGGCGTTGGGGGCCAGCTCCACCGAGGGCGCCGCCGCGGCCCCCTGGGACGGCCCGCTGCTGGCCCAGGGCGCGAAGCTGTCCCGCTACGTGGTGCTGGAGCGCATCGGCCAGGGGGCCATGGGCGAGGTGTACGCGGCCTATGACCCGGAGCTGGACCGGCAGGTGGCCCTCAAGCTGCTGCGGCCGGAGGGCCGCCACGTGGAGGAGCTGCGGCTGCGGCTGCTGCGCGAGGCCCAGGCCCTGGCGCGGCTGGCCCACCCCCACGTCGTCACGGTGCACGACGTGGGCATGGCGGGGGACTGCGTCTTCCTGGCGCTGGAGCTGGTGGAGGGCACCACGCTGTCGGACTGGCTGAAGGCGCCGCGCACCGCGCGCGAGGTGCTGCGCGTCTTCCGCGATGCCGGCCGGGGGCTGGCGGCCGCCCACGCCGCGGGCCTGGTGCACCGCGACTTCAAGCCCGCCAACGTCCTCGTCGGCCAGGACGACCGGGTGCGGGTGACGGACTTCGGCCTGGCCCGCCCCTCCAACCGCCGGCCCGTGGACGGGCGCCTGCCCCAGACGCCGGCCCCCGAGGAGCGGACGCCCGCGCCCCTGACGCGCACGGGCGCCCTGGTGGGCACGCCGGCCTATATGGCGCCGGAGCAGCTCCAGGGCCACGGCGTGGACGCGCTGTCGGACCAGTTCAGCTTCTGCGTCGCCCTCTATGAAGCGCTCCACGGGGTGCGCCCCTTCGAGGGGCGGAACCTGGAGGAGCTGGGCCGCGCGGCGCGCGAGGGCCGGGTGCGGGCGCCGGTGCGCGAGGCGAAGGTGCCCGCGCGGGTGCGGCGGGCGGTGCTGCGCGGGCTGCGCGCCAAGCCGGAGGAGCGCTTCCCGTCCATGGACGCGCTGCTGGCGGAGCTCGTCCCGCGCGCCTGGAACATCCGCACCTGGGTGGCCACCTCCGCGGCGGCGGCCAGTCTGCTCGGGCTGACGGTGGGCTACGTGGTGGCGCAGCGGCACGAGGCGCGCTGCGAGCAGGACGCGGAGAAGCTCACCACCGTGTGGAACCCCGAGCGGCGCGAGCGGCTGCACGCGGCCTTCCTCGCCAGCGGCAGGGCCGACGCCGCCTCCACGTGGGAGGCCGTCTCCAGCGTGCTGGAGTCCCAGGCGTCCGCGTGGCGCACGCTGCGGCTCGACTCCTGCCTGGCCGACGAGGACGCCGCCAGCACCTCGTGGCAGACGATGGCCTGCCTCGACGCGCGGCTGTGGCACCTGGCCGCCGTCACCGACGTGCTGGAGAAGTCGGACGCGCAGACGGTGCGGGACGCCCCGCAGCTCGTCGCCTCGCTGGAGGGCATCTCCGGGTGCCGGGACGCGCCCGCGCTCACCACCCGGCCCCAGCCGCCCGACGCCCTGCGCCCGCGCGTGGACGCCGCCCGGCGCCGGCTGGCCGAGGCCCGCGCCCGCATGGACCTGGGCAGCCACTCGGCGGCCATCGAGGTGACCACCGCCCTGCTCGGGGAGCTGAAGGGCCTGGACTACCGGCCGCTGGAGGCCGAGGTCCTCACCCTGCACGGCCACCTGCACGGCCTCACCGGCAAGCTGAAGGAGGCGGAGGAGTTCCTCTACAAGGCCCTTTGGGCCGCCGAGGCCAGCCGGGACGACGAGACGGTGGCGCGCGTGTGGAACCTGCTGCTGTGGGTGGTGGGGGACCAGATGGCGCGGATGGACGAGGCGGACCGGCTCGTCCAGCACGCCCGCGCCGCCGTGGAGCGGCTGGGACGCGAGCGCTTCCCGGCCATCGCCATCGACCTGCACCTGCGCATGGGCGGGCTGCGCCTGGTGCAGGGGCAGCTGGACGAAGCCGAGGCCGAGTACAACCAGGGGCTCGCGCTGTCGCGCAAGGCCCTGGGCCCCGAGCGCCAGCGCACCACGTACTTCCTCTCCGGCCTGGGCCGTGTCCGCTCGCGCCAGCTGCGCGCGGCGGAGGCGCTGGAGCTGTACCAGCAGGTCCAGGAGCACGCGCTGCGTGAGCGCCAGTGGAGCCCCGAGCACCCCGTCGTCGCGCTCAACCTCAACAACATCGCCACCGAGCTGCTGGCGCTGGGGCGCACGGAGGAGGCGCTCGCCACCTTCCGGCGCTCGCTGGCGCTGCTGGAGGCCGCGCGCTCCAAGGACCACCCCAGCCTCGCGCCCCCGCTCAACAACCTCGCCGGGCTGCTGCGCCGCGAGGGCCGGCTGGACGAGGCGCGGCAGCTGTACCAGCGCGCCTTCACCATCTTCGAGCGCAGCAAGGGCCCCGACCACCCCAGCACCCTCGTCGCGCTCAGCGGGCTGGGGATGGTGGCCTATGACTCGAACCAGCTCGACGAGGCGCTCGCCCACAACCAGCAGGCGCTGGAGCGGCTGGAGCGGACCCTGGGGCCGGACACCCCGCGCGCGGAGAATGCGCTGCGCAACCTGGCCCTCATCCTCCTGCGGGCCGGCCGCCCCGCCGAGGCCCGGCGGCACCTGACGCGCGCGCTGGGCCAGCTCCAGAAGGCGAACGGCCCGGACTCCGTGACGACCACCGGCGTGGTCCGCGACCTCGCCCGCGTGGACCTGGCCACGGGCGCGCACCGGGCGGCGCTGGCGCACTGCCAGCGCAGCCTGAAGCTCGACGAGCAGACGCAGGGCGCGGAGAGCCCGGACGTCGCGCTGGACCTCGCCTGCCTCGCGGAGGCCCACCTGGGCCTGGGCGCCGTGGAGCGGGCCGTGCCCCTGCTGGAGCGCGCGCGGCGCATCCACGAGAAGTCCTGGCTGGACCGGAAGGACTCGGCCCGCATCTCCTTCCTGCTGGCGCGGGCGCTGTGGGAGCGGCGTGCCCCCGCCGAGCGGACGCGCGCCCTGGCGCTCGCGAAGGAGGCCCGGGACTGGCTGGAGCCCCAGGGCATCCGCACCCGTCAGGAGCTGCGCGAGGTGATGGCCTGGCAGCAGACCCGGCAGCCTCCCGCCATGAGCAAGGCCAGCCGATGA